One stretch of Aquimarina sp. Aq107 DNA includes these proteins:
- the mutY gene encoding A/G-specific adenine glycosylase, which produces MIFYKKLITWYLQNKRSMPWRETTDPYHIWLSEIILQQTRVAQGLPYYLSFTDQYPTVFDLANAEEEQVLKLWQGLGYYSRARNLHTTAKYIANELNGVFPSNYNDLLKLKGVGDYTASAIASICYNEVVPVVDGNVYRVLSRYFNIDTPINSTQGIKEFKKIAFELIDPEQPATYNQAIMEFGALQCKPQNPYCIVCPLNDSCESLNKGTVTSLPVKLKKTKVKKRYFNYLIFSVSDQYTIIKQRTGKGIWQNLYEFPLIESENDVDLDYIKENVLFKSLLGDVSYDITCYEETFKIHKLSHQHLYTRFYIIKTNKKPKIDAELEQIKIDNIREYPVPILLGNFIDSFF; this is translated from the coding sequence ATGATTTTTTATAAAAAACTCATTACGTGGTACTTACAAAACAAAAGATCGATGCCATGGCGAGAAACAACCGATCCATATCACATTTGGTTAAGCGAAATCATACTTCAACAGACGCGAGTTGCACAAGGATTGCCATATTATTTGTCATTTACCGATCAGTATCCTACTGTTTTTGATTTAGCAAATGCAGAAGAAGAACAAGTGCTAAAACTTTGGCAAGGATTAGGTTATTATTCCAGAGCCAGAAATTTACATACCACTGCAAAATATATAGCAAATGAGCTTAATGGTGTTTTTCCTTCTAATTATAATGATTTATTAAAACTAAAAGGTGTGGGTGATTATACTGCCAGTGCTATAGCTTCTATATGTTATAATGAAGTGGTTCCTGTGGTAGATGGTAATGTATATCGCGTTTTATCTAGATATTTTAATATTGACACTCCTATTAATAGTACTCAAGGAATTAAAGAGTTTAAGAAAATTGCTTTTGAGTTAATTGATCCAGAGCAACCCGCTACCTATAATCAGGCAATTATGGAATTTGGAGCGTTGCAGTGTAAACCACAAAATCCATATTGTATCGTTTGTCCATTAAATGATAGTTGTGAGTCATTAAATAAAGGAACAGTTACATCATTACCGGTTAAATTGAAAAAAACTAAAGTCAAGAAAAGATATTTTAATTACCTGATATTTTCTGTCAGTGATCAATATACTATTATTAAACAGCGAACAGGCAAAGGTATCTGGCAGAATTTATACGAGTTTCCACTGATAGAAAGCGAGAATGACGTAGACCTTGATTATATAAAAGAAAATGTTTTATTTAAAAGTTTGTTAGGAGATGTATCTTATGATATCACTTGCTATGAAGAAACATTTAAAATACACAAACTTTCGCACCAGCACTTATATACTCGATTTTATATCATAAAAACCAATAAAAAGCCCAAAATCGATGCTGAATTAGAGCAGATTAAAATAGATAATATTCGTGAATATCCAGTTCCTATATTATTAGGTAATTTTATAGATAGCTTTTTTTAG
- a CDS encoding single-stranded DNA-binding protein, whose protein sequence is MSGTLNKVMLIGHTGDEVKMHYFEGGNCIGRFPLATNDSYVNKTTGERVTSTEWHNIVVRNKAAEICEKYLKKGDKVYIEGRLKTRKWQDEQGKDRYSTEIQCTDFTFLTPKTEGQQSETTASSQPVGNANPSVGATQSISSPSTEMEEDDLPF, encoded by the coding sequence ATGTCTGGAACGTTGAATAAGGTAATGCTTATTGGTCATACAGGAGATGAAGTAAAGATGCATTATTTTGAAGGAGGAAATTGTATTGGTAGATTTCCACTGGCAACTAATGATTCTTATGTAAACAAAACCACTGGAGAGAGAGTTACTTCTACAGAATGGCATAATATTGTGGTGCGTAATAAAGCAGCCGAAATATGTGAAAAATATTTAAAGAAAGGAGATAAAGTATATATCGAAGGTCGTCTTAAAACTAGAAAATGGCAAGACGAACAAGGAAAAGATCGATATAGTACAGAGATACAGTGTACTGATTTTACATTTTTGACTCCAAAAACGGAAGGACAACAATCTGAAACGACTGCAAGTAGTCAGCCAGTAGGTAATGCAAATCCTTCAGTTGGTGCAACACAATCAATATCATCCCCATCTACAGAAATGGAAGAAGATGATCTTCCGTTTTAA
- a CDS encoding gliding motility-associated protein GldE: MDPDPEPLFVLFVAFDSIQAINLLALILLLICSALISGSEVSLFSLTPSDLKIEGEEETANQKIISKLLSRPKKLLATILVANNFINIAIVLLFDALGEIYFKDLDIVWWGWMDVRFVVEVIIVAFLILLFGEILPKIYASRNKVKFANFMARPLGVLDWIITPISLPMRSVTMRIHNKLGKQKSNISVDQLSQALELTSDTDTTSEEKKILEGIVSFGNTDTKQVMKPRIDIFALNRDMKYTEVIPEIIEKGYSRIPVYEDSIDKVVGILYVKDLLPYINHKDYNWVDLVREPYFVPENKKLDDLLNDFKNKKNHLAIVVDEYGGTSGLISLEDIIEEIVGDISDEFDDEDLIFSKLDDLNYVFEGRTSLKDFYKVLKLEDHAIFENKKGDAETIAGLLLEISGSFPKRGDVIVLEKYIFKIESLDNKRIKRIKLTIDEE, from the coding sequence TTGGATCCTGATCCCGAACCTTTATTTGTTTTATTTGTTGCTTTTGATTCTATACAAGCAATTAATTTACTTGCCCTTATTTTACTATTGATTTGTTCTGCATTAATTTCGGGCAGTGAAGTCTCCTTATTTTCACTTACTCCGTCAGATCTTAAAATAGAAGGAGAGGAAGAGACTGCAAATCAAAAGATAATATCAAAGTTATTAAGTAGACCAAAGAAATTATTAGCTACAATATTAGTGGCTAATAATTTTATAAATATTGCTATTGTATTACTCTTTGATGCTTTAGGAGAGATTTATTTTAAAGATCTTGATATCGTTTGGTGGGGCTGGATGGATGTAAGATTTGTAGTAGAGGTAATTATTGTAGCATTCCTTATTTTATTATTTGGAGAAATTTTACCAAAGATATATGCGAGTAGAAATAAAGTAAAATTTGCCAATTTTATGGCAAGACCATTAGGAGTTTTGGACTGGATTATTACTCCGATTAGCTTGCCAATGAGAAGTGTGACGATGCGAATTCATAATAAATTAGGTAAGCAGAAATCGAATATCAGTGTTGATCAATTATCACAAGCATTGGAGTTAACCTCAGACACTGATACTACTTCTGAGGAGAAGAAAATTTTAGAAGGTATCGTTTCTTTTGGTAATACTGATACCAAACAGGTAATGAAACCTAGGATAGATATTTTTGCCTTAAATCGAGATATGAAATATACTGAGGTTATTCCTGAAATTATAGAAAAAGGATATTCTCGTATTCCGGTATATGAAGATAGTATTGATAAAGTTGTTGGGATTCTTTATGTAAAGGATTTATTGCCTTATATCAATCATAAAGATTATAATTGGGTAGATCTTGTAAGAGAACCCTATTTTGTTCCAGAAAATAAGAAGTTAGACGATTTACTTAATGATTTTAAGAATAAAAAGAATCATTTAGCAATTGTGGTAGACGAATATGGTGGAACAAGTGGTTTGATTTCTTTAGAAGATATTATTGAAGAAATAGTTGGGGATATTAGTGATGAATTTGATGACGAAGATTTAATATTTTCTAAGTTAGATGATCTCAACTACGTGTTCGAAGGAAGAACTTCTTTAAAAGATTTTTATAAAGTGCTAAAGTTGGAGGATCATGCTATTTTTGAAAATAAAAAAGGGGATGCGGAGACGATTGCCGGATTACTTTTAGAAATATCTGGAAGTTTCCCAAAAAGAGGAGATGTAATTGTATTAGAAAAATATATATTTAAAATAGAGTCTTTGGATAATAAACGTATCAAAAGAATTAAATTGACGATTGATGAAGAGTAA
- the gldD gene encoding gliding motility lipoprotein GldD, which yields MKSKFYNFFVIVIASVFYSCGGDVLPKPKGMLRLAYPSPKYEKATLDCSYTFEKNNIATFEKAKNNKECWYNIDYPKLNATIYVSYYNVDKNLDSLLRDAQNLTQEHHIKADGIDQKDFILPDKKVYGSIFEVTGNAASSCQFYVTDSLNHFVSGSVYFKVKPNYDSILPAAKYLRNDVVHFMETIQWKE from the coding sequence ATGAAGAGTAAATTTTATAATTTTTTTGTGATAGTGATTGCAAGTGTTTTCTATTCTTGTGGTGGAGATGTTTTACCCAAGCCTAAAGGTATGTTACGATTGGCCTATCCGTCTCCAAAATATGAAAAGGCTACATTGGATTGTTCATATACTTTTGAAAAAAACAATATAGCAACTTTCGAGAAAGCAAAAAACAATAAAGAATGTTGGTATAATATTGATTATCCGAAACTGAATGCAACTATTTACGTTTCGTATTACAATGTAGATAAAAACTTAGACTCGTTATTAAGAGATGCACAAAACTTAACACAAGAACACCATATTAAAGCTGATGGAATAGATCAAAAAGATTTTATTCTGCCGGATAAAAAAGTTTATGGAAGCATTTTTGAAGTTACGGGAAATGCTGCTTCTTCTTGCCAATTTTATGTAACAGATAGTCTTAATCATTTTGTTTCTGGTTCAGTGTACTTTAAAGTAAAACCAAATTATGATTCAATTCTTCCTGCGGCGAAATATCTAAGAAATGATGTTGTTCATTTTATGGAAACAATTCAATGGAAAGAATAA
- a CDS encoding DMT family transporter gives MQNSKLKWIYLAILSLVWGSSFILIKKSLIGLTPMQLGALRTLFAAIFLFLIGFRSMKTIKKGEWKWIVVSGFLGTFIPAFLFAFAETEIDSGIASVLNSTTPLVTLILGVLLFSIRFSRNQLIGVVVGLIGCLALIWEGASINPNQNYWYAALVLCASVCYATNVNIIKRYMQEISPMAIANGNFVVLVIPSIIVLYYSDFFNNTVIGNPEVHTSLMYISILAVVGTGIAKVLFNKLVQMSSPVFATSVTYTIPIVALMWGLLDGEEFSFYQVIATGIIILGVYIANRKK, from the coding sequence ATGCAAAACTCAAAACTAAAATGGATATATCTTGCGATACTTTCGCTGGTATGGGGTAGTTCATTTATACTAATTAAGAAGTCGTTGATAGGTCTTACCCCTATGCAGTTAGGAGCTTTAAGAACCCTGTTCGCAGCAATTTTTTTGTTCCTGATTGGTTTCAGAAGTATGAAAACCATTAAGAAAGGAGAGTGGAAGTGGATTGTTGTTTCCGGTTTTTTAGGGACATTTATTCCAGCATTTTTATTTGCTTTTGCAGAAACAGAAATAGATAGTGGTATCGCTTCTGTTCTTAATTCCACAACTCCACTTGTTACCTTAATATTAGGGGTACTGCTATTCTCTATTCGATTTAGTAGAAATCAACTGATTGGAGTTGTTGTTGGGTTAATTGGATGTTTGGCTCTTATATGGGAAGGAGCTTCTATAAACCCTAATCAGAATTATTGGTACGCGGCGTTAGTGCTTTGTGCTTCTGTTTGCTATGCGACTAACGTAAATATAATAAAACGTTATATGCAAGAAATTTCTCCTATGGCGATAGCTAATGGTAATTTTGTTGTATTAGTAATTCCTTCTATTATAGTACTATATTATTCTGATTTTTTTAATAATACGGTAATAGGTAATCCTGAAGTACATACAAGTTTGATGTATATTTCTATTCTTGCAGTAGTGGGAACCGGAATTGCTAAGGTTTTATTCAATAAATTAGTTCAAATGAGTAGTCCTGTTTTTGCCACTTCGGTAACGTATACAATTCCGATAGTAGCTTTAATGTGGGGGTTGCTGGATGGCGAAGAATTTTCTTTTTATCAAGTAATTGCTACTGGGATAATAATTTTAGGAGTATATATCGCTAATCGAAAAAAATAA
- a CDS encoding pitrilysin family protein, whose translation MKKNITFIIAFLLVAISAQAQIDRSKMPKSGPTPVINLGEPYTFKMGNGLTVLVVENKKLPRITVSLSLDNPPNAEGDKAGIEGIVSQIMGKGTKDISKDAFNEEVDFLGAFINTGASGGFAQSLSKYSDRIIELFAKASLNPNFTQEELDLEKKKLIEGIKSGENSAEAVADRVRSVLGYGKNHPAGEYITEKTINNITLADVEKYYRNYFVPANAYMVISGDISNDKAKELVEKNFTSWKAGKAPSFGIPEVKDAQYRQINFIDMPNAVQTEMAVMNVSNLKMADEDHHAALVTNYVLGGSFGSYINMNLREEHGYTYGGRSTLPRNKNFKTLFRATAKVRNMVTDSAVVETLKEIKRIRTEDVDDEVLKNAKAKFLGDFILASENDRTIAARSIDIKTQNLPKDFYETFIAKINAVSKADIKRIANKYFNLDKARIVLVGKGSDVLENLEKISFEGKKIPILYFDKYGNKTEKPDYNAATPEGVTAQSVLDNYLKAIGGKDKLTAVQSTFTTAEASMGGATLQMISKVTSKNQTLTDILFGGNSVNKNVFDGTKGYAMAQGQKIDYTEAQIADAKKEIYPFPELKNTDAKLEGLEPYENGKAYKVKISDKRTSYFDTETGLKIKDIVIQEQGGQKIPSTIGYSNYKEVNGIKFPHTMSISAGPQKFDFNVSEIKINEGVTEEDFK comes from the coding sequence ATGAAAAAAAATATAACCTTTATCATAGCTTTTTTATTGGTTGCAATAAGTGCTCAAGCACAGATAGATCGATCAAAAATGCCAAAATCAGGACCTACTCCTGTTATAAATTTAGGAGAGCCATATACATTTAAAATGGGTAATGGACTTACCGTTCTTGTTGTAGAAAACAAAAAGCTACCGAGAATCACAGTAAGCTTATCATTAGACAACCCTCCAAATGCTGAAGGCGACAAAGCTGGAATCGAAGGAATAGTATCCCAAATAATGGGAAAAGGGACTAAAGACATTAGCAAAGATGCTTTTAATGAAGAAGTTGATTTTCTTGGTGCTTTCATTAATACGGGAGCATCAGGTGGATTCGCACAATCCTTATCTAAATATTCTGATCGTATCATCGAACTTTTTGCAAAAGCTTCTTTAAATCCAAACTTTACGCAAGAGGAGTTAGACCTTGAAAAGAAAAAACTTATCGAAGGTATTAAATCAGGAGAAAATAGTGCAGAAGCAGTTGCTGATCGAGTAAGAAGCGTTCTTGGTTACGGAAAAAATCACCCAGCTGGAGAGTACATCACAGAAAAAACAATTAATAATATCACATTAGCAGATGTAGAAAAATACTATAGAAACTACTTTGTTCCTGCAAATGCATATATGGTAATTAGTGGAGACATCAGTAATGATAAAGCTAAAGAATTAGTAGAAAAGAATTTTACTTCTTGGAAAGCCGGGAAAGCTCCTTCTTTTGGAATTCCAGAAGTTAAAGACGCACAATATAGACAGATCAATTTTATTGATATGCCAAATGCTGTACAAACAGAAATGGCTGTAATGAACGTTTCTAACTTAAAGATGGCTGACGAAGATCATCACGCTGCATTAGTTACTAATTATGTTCTAGGTGGATCATTTGGTAGTTATATCAATATGAACCTGAGAGAAGAACACGGGTATACATACGGAGGACGATCTACATTACCAAGAAACAAAAACTTTAAAACTCTATTTAGAGCTACAGCCAAAGTAAGAAATATGGTAACAGATAGTGCTGTTGTAGAAACTCTAAAAGAAATTAAAAGAATTAGAACTGAAGATGTAGATGACGAAGTATTAAAAAATGCAAAAGCAAAATTCTTAGGAGACTTTATTCTAGCTTCCGAAAATGATAGAACAATAGCCGCAAGAAGTATTGATATCAAAACTCAAAATCTTCCAAAAGATTTTTACGAAACTTTTATTGCAAAAATCAACGCAGTTAGCAAAGCTGATATTAAAAGAATTGCTAACAAATATTTTAATCTAGACAAAGCTAGAATTGTATTAGTTGGTAAAGGAAGTGATGTTTTAGAAAATCTGGAGAAAATTAGCTTCGAAGGAAAGAAAATTCCTATTCTATATTTTGACAAATATGGAAATAAAACTGAAAAACCTGATTACAATGCAGCTACCCCAGAGGGAGTTACTGCCCAGTCAGTTTTAGATAATTATTTAAAAGCTATAGGCGGTAAAGATAAATTGACAGCAGTACAATCTACTTTTACTACAGCCGAAGCATCTATGGGAGGAGCAACACTTCAGATGATTTCTAAAGTTACTTCGAAAAACCAAACGCTTACCGATATATTATTTGGAGGTAACTCTGTAAACAAAAATGTGTTCGACGGTACTAAAGGATATGCTATGGCTCAAGGTCAAAAAATTGACTATACAGAAGCTCAAATTGCTGATGCAAAAAAAGAAATATACCCTTTCCCGGAACTAAAAAATACAGATGCTAAACTAGAAGGTCTTGAACCTTACGAAAATGGTAAAGCCTATAAAGTTAAAATAAGCGATAAGAGAACCTCTTATTTCGATACGGAAACAGGATTAAAAATAAAAGATATTGTAATCCAGGAACAAGGAGGTCAAAAAATACCTTCTACAATTGGATATAGCAATTACAAAGAGGTAAATGGAATCAAATTCCCTCATACAATGTCAATATCTGCTGGTCCACAGAAGTTTGATTTTAATGTTTCAGAAATTAAAATTAACGAAGGAGTAACAGAAGAAGATTTTAAATAA
- a CDS encoding pitrilysin family protein, translating into MKNKLYTIACALLIGISGSAQEVEFTEYNLDNGLHVILHQENKAPVVTVGVMYHVGAKDEEKGRTGFAHFFEHLLFEGTENIERGKWFDIVSANGGRNNANTTQDRTYYYETLPSNNLELGLWMESERMLHPVINKIGVDTQNEVVKEEKRQRIDNAPYGKIIYKTGINKYLFKKHPYGQSVIGSMEDLDAAKLDEFVAFNKKYYNPNNATLVVAGDIQIEDAKKMISDYFGSIKNNGEKITRTTIVEDPITSEITAVEKDANIQIPAKVLVYRTPKQTEKDAYVLDYISTILTGGNSSRMQKNMVEDKKMALQVIAFTDSQEDYGTYLMGALPLGDVSLDKLLAEMDSEIEKLQNELISEREFNKLQNQFENNFVNSNSSIEGIANSLARYNMLYDDTNLINKEIEIYRSITREDIQNVAKKYLNKNQRLNLDYLPESSK; encoded by the coding sequence ATGAAAAATAAACTTTACACAATCGCTTGTGCGCTCTTGATTGGAATTTCCGGAAGTGCTCAAGAAGTAGAATTTACAGAATATAACTTAGATAATGGTCTACATGTAATTTTACATCAAGAAAATAAAGCACCTGTAGTAACTGTAGGTGTTATGTATCACGTAGGCGCAAAAGATGAAGAAAAAGGAAGAACCGGTTTTGCTCATTTTTTCGAACACCTATTATTCGAAGGGACAGAAAACATAGAAAGAGGAAAGTGGTTTGATATCGTTTCTGCAAACGGTGGAAGAAACAACGCTAACACTACTCAGGATAGAACTTATTACTACGAAACATTACCTTCTAACAATCTAGAACTAGGATTATGGATGGAATCTGAACGTATGTTACATCCTGTAATCAATAAAATTGGAGTAGACACCCAGAATGAAGTTGTAAAAGAAGAAAAAAGACAACGAATAGATAATGCGCCTTATGGTAAAATTATTTACAAGACTGGGATAAATAAATATCTGTTCAAAAAACACCCTTATGGTCAATCTGTGATCGGAAGTATGGAAGACCTTGACGCTGCTAAACTTGATGAGTTCGTAGCTTTTAATAAAAAATACTATAACCCAAATAATGCAACCTTAGTAGTAGCTGGAGATATCCAAATTGAAGATGCTAAGAAAATGATTTCGGATTATTTTGGTTCTATTAAAAATAATGGAGAAAAAATAACAAGAACGACAATAGTAGAAGATCCTATTACATCAGAAATCACTGCGGTAGAAAAAGATGCAAACATCCAAATCCCTGCAAAAGTATTAGTATACAGAACGCCTAAGCAAACTGAAAAAGACGCCTATGTGTTAGATTATATCTCTACTATTTTAACAGGAGGAAACAGCTCTAGAATGCAGAAAAACATGGTAGAGGATAAAAAAATGGCATTACAAGTAATCGCCTTTACAGATTCTCAAGAAGACTATGGCACTTATCTAATGGGAGCTTTACCTCTTGGAGATGTTAGTTTAGATAAACTTCTAGCAGAAATGGATAGTGAAATCGAAAAGTTACAAAATGAACTAATTTCTGAAAGAGAATTCAATAAACTTCAGAATCAATTTGAAAATAACTTCGTGAACTCTAACTCTAGTATTGAAGGAATTGCAAATTCATTGGCTCGTTACAACATGCTTTATGACGATACTAATCTTATCAATAAAGAAATTGAAATCTACAGATCAATTACCAGAGAAGACATTCAAAATGTTGCTAAGAAATATCTGAATAAAAATCAACGTCTTAATCTTGACTACTTACCAGAGTCAAGCAAATAA
- a CDS encoding DUF4199 domain-containing protein, with product MKKSTIPVRYGSLIAVGLIAYFLILSLFGVQTNPVFSLGNGIIVAFGLYKAMKDYKFEKRSEFEYQKGFMAGLFTGFNATLIFTIFFAIYVTNINTNFLPEMLANWSSHYHVGVGIVVFVAVIMGFATTFVLTLSFMQLLKESWNIKKTHNSPPIKA from the coding sequence ATGAAAAAGTCTACAATTCCCGTTAGATATGGTTCTTTAATCGCAGTAGGGCTGATTGCGTATTTTCTAATTTTATCATTATTTGGGGTGCAAACAAATCCGGTTTTTAGTTTAGGTAATGGAATAATTGTTGCCTTTGGATTGTATAAAGCTATGAAAGATTATAAATTCGAAAAGAGAAGCGAATTTGAATATCAAAAAGGTTTTATGGCTGGATTGTTCACAGGATTCAATGCTACTCTTATTTTTACTATTTTCTTTGCTATTTATGTTACTAATATAAATACTAATTTTCTTCCAGAAATGCTAGCTAATTGGAGTTCGCATTACCATGTGGGTGTAGGAATAGTAGTGTTTGTAGCAGTTATTATGGGTTTTGCAACTACCTTTGTCTTAACATTGTCTTTTATGCAATTATTAAAAGAAAGTTGGAACATCAAAAAAACACATAATTCTCCTCCTATAAAAGCGTAA
- the rplU gene encoding 50S ribosomal protein L21: MYAIVEIAGQQFKVAKDQKVFVHRLAGEEGDKVSFDKVLLTADGDKVTLGAPAIDGAQVGAKITRHLRGDKVIVFKKKRRKGYRVKNGHRQSLTEIVIESIVASGAKKAAPKKEAKKTEKKVEAKVAAPKKEEAPKKAAPKKSAKADDLKKIEGIGPKIAETLKANGIVTFADLSKADPKQIAEFIKDVRGNHVPDTWPKQAEMAADGKWDELKEWQDKLDGGIEK; encoded by the coding sequence ATGTACGCAATTGTAGAGATAGCAGGGCAGCAATTTAAAGTTGCAAAAGACCAAAAAGTTTTTGTTCATCGTTTAGCAGGAGAAGAAGGAGATAAAGTTTCTTTTGACAAAGTACTTCTTACTGCAGATGGAGACAAAGTTACTTTAGGCGCCCCGGCTATAGATGGAGCTCAAGTAGGAGCAAAAATCACAAGACACCTTAGAGGTGATAAAGTTATTGTTTTCAAGAAAAAGAGACGTAAAGGATACCGTGTTAAAAATGGTCACCGTCAATCTCTTACTGAAATCGTAATTGAAAGTATAGTTGCTTCTGGAGCTAAAAAAGCTGCACCAAAGAAAGAAGCTAAGAAAACTGAAAAGAAAGTAGAAGCTAAAGTTGCTGCTCCTAAAAAAGAAGAAGCACCAAAGAAAGCTGCTCCTAAGAAATCAGCTAAAGCAGATGATCTAAAAAAGATTGAAGGTATCGGACCAAAAATAGCTGAAACTTTAAAGGCTAATGGAATCGTTACTTTTGCTGATCTTTCTAAAGCAGATCCTAAGCAAATTGCAGAGTTCATTAAAGATGTACGTGGAAATCACGTTCCTGATACTTGGCCTAAGCAAGCTGAAATGGCTGCTGATGGTAAGTGGGATGAGTTAAAAGAATGGCAAGATAAATTAGACGGCGGGATTGAAAAATAA
- the rpmA gene encoding 50S ribosomal protein L27 — protein MAHKKGVGSSKNGRESESKRLGVKIFGGQAAIAGNIIVRQRGTAHKPGENVYAGKDHTLHARVDGVVKFTKKKDNKSYVSIVPFEA, from the coding sequence ATGGCTCATAAAAAAGGAGTTGGTAGTTCTAAGAATGGTAGAGAATCAGAATCGAAACGTTTAGGTGTTAAGATTTTTGGTGGACAAGCTGCCATAGCCGGTAACATCATTGTAAGACAAAGAGGTACGGCACACAAACCAGGTGAGAATGTTTATGCTGGTAAAGACCACACGTTACACGCAAGAGTAGATGGTGTAGTTAAATTCACTAAGAAAAAAGATAATAAATCTTATGTTTCTATAGTTCCTTTTGAAGCATAA
- a CDS encoding tetratricopeptide repeat protein, whose amino-acid sequence MRQELSWLLICILLIISFCKVVAQVDNSLEKDKKQINDALQVLRVELRTAQKKGSPIGIAEKYFLLGGFYQNARVYDEALEQYNKALVLIEEKDTLFVLLKNEIGNIYLSTKNFPKAKQYFNQSKSISSKFGYKKGVAIAKRLLGSCFEKEGDYLRALQYQKESLKIFSELQNIEGVAVVNENLGSIYEDLEQYDVAYEYFKKSNEYFEKMDKAGKISVFNNLGDICRKTGNYSKAIEYTNKAHQWALYFQDKYQIKSAHKDLSKTYNLMGDFKKAFDHLSKSEKINEELILSENINQLNTLQVIYETKRKEAQISALLQQKEISRANQNLLLVSLAAIMLIVSVLYIYYRKKGKESLKIQEFEQRTLKAELEKKEFEEKNLQREIHLKTSTLSRYSLHLSQKNKILSDLSSTLSNIADRKGIDVNTNIKRIVKEINFNLKQEREWDEFHNFFKEIHPDFIKRLSQLSEDKLSPSELRLGMLLRLNLSSKEIASILRVTPDSVRVARYRLRKKLPINQKEELVNFMIAL is encoded by the coding sequence ATGAGACAAGAATTGTCATGGTTACTTATATGTATATTGTTAATTATTTCTTTTTGTAAAGTTGTTGCACAGGTTGATAATAGTTTAGAAAAAGATAAGAAACAGATTAATGATGCATTGCAGGTTTTAAGAGTAGAGTTAAGAACTGCTCAGAAAAAAGGATCACCTATTGGTATTGCTGAGAAGTATTTTCTTTTAGGTGGCTTTTATCAAAATGCAAGAGTATATGATGAAGCTTTAGAACAATATAATAAGGCTCTAGTTTTAATTGAAGAGAAAGACACTCTTTTTGTCCTTCTGAAAAACGAGATAGGTAACATATATCTCTCTACAAAGAATTTTCCTAAAGCCAAGCAGTATTTTAATCAGAGCAAATCAATATCCTCTAAATTTGGATATAAAAAAGGAGTAGCTATTGCTAAAAGATTGCTAGGGTCTTGTTTTGAAAAAGAAGGCGATTATCTTAGAGCTTTGCAATATCAAAAAGAGAGTCTTAAAATATTCTCGGAACTTCAGAATATTGAAGGTGTTGCTGTTGTAAATGAAAACTTAGGAAGTATATACGAAGATTTAGAACAGTACGATGTAGCTTATGAATATTTTAAAAAGTCAAATGAGTACTTTGAAAAAATGGATAAGGCTGGAAAAATTAGCGTTTTTAATAATTTAGGAGATATATGTAGAAAAACTGGAAATTATAGTAAAGCTATAGAATATACGAATAAAGCGCATCAATGGGCGCTGTATTTTCAGGATAAATATCAAATTAAAAGCGCTCACAAGGATCTTTCTAAAACTTATAACCTTATGGGAGATTTTAAAAAAGCTTTTGATCATCTTTCCAAAAGTGAAAAAATTAATGAAGAGCTTATTCTGTCTGAAAATATTAATCAACTGAATACACTTCAGGTAATTTATGAAACCAAACGAAAAGAAGCTCAAATAAGTGCATTATTGCAACAAAAAGAAATTAGTCGTGCTAATCAAAATCTGTTATTAGTTAGTTTAGCTGCTATTATGTTAATTGTAAGTGTCCTATATATTTATTATCGAAAGAAAGGGAAAGAGAGCTTAAAAATTCAGGAGTTTGAACAAAGAACTTTGAAAGCAGAATTAGAGAAGAAGGAGTTTGAAGAAAAAAACTTACAAAGGGAAATTCACTTAAAGACATCTACATTATCCAGATATAGCCTTCATCTGTCTCAGAAAAATAAAATTTTATCTGATTTGTCTTCTACCCTATCTAATATAGCGGATAGAAAAGGGATAGATGTAAATACCAATATAAAACGTATAGTAAAAGAGATTAATTTCAACTTAAAGCAAGAAAGAGAATGGGACGAATTCCATAATTTTTTTAAAGAGATTCATCCAGATTTTATTAAGAGATTATCCCAGTTATCTGAAGACAAACTATCACCTTCAGAATTGCGTTTAGGAATGTTATTACGACTCAATTTATCTTCAAAAGAAATTGCTTCTATTCTTAGAGTTACTCCGGATAGTGTAAGAGTAGCTCGATATAGATTACGAAAAAAACTACCTATAAACCAAAAAGAAGAGTTGGTCAATTTTATGATTGCTTTGTAG